The Mauremys mutica isolate MM-2020 ecotype Southern chromosome 1, ASM2049712v1, whole genome shotgun sequence genome has a segment encoding these proteins:
- the LOC123346559 gene encoding alpha-2-macroglobulin-like protein 1 — translation MWAPIILSCVFYTMVTVAQPRYLIVIPAELTFPSVQRVCLDLRGVEKPTRVALTLVHASSSLVLFRRVIRNSRILECSKFWVPSPTGGREEVCTVQLTISNGRYFNVKEEKKVLIRRGDSSTFIQTDKAIYTPGQKVKFRILTLNEEFVPLNSKYSVIELQDPNSNRIGQWLDVRPRQGIVDLSFQLADEPSLGTYTISVASTKASSTFSVEEYVLPKFEVFFEGPIQIYALDETFPLRVCGRYTYGRAVQGTIRVTLCQKAWRYKRPPRHFGTDICEEYSGQTTSRGCFSTSVSMAVFNLTSYEYDSKLSAEASLVEDSTGLQINASSQFLISRTAVTATFEELDDYYIPGVPYRGKIKLQDHRGDIMKSTKVYLMISYMGRRFNKTYITDGTGRASFNMDTTAWNSSSVSLEGRFNLEDLVQEPGKINIDYVNTYQYLQPFHVTTKSFLKIHPLPGTLPCGLQQNVQVTFALRRKDLGEGASRMDFAYYVTGKAGIVVRGQKNIRIGKLSTLKGSFSIPLTFTSDVTPAPSLVVYAIFPSKGVAADSIQFDVAMCFKNQVTMGFSAKETLPGSTVQLQLQAASGSVCAVRAVDKSVLLMRPEKELTNQTVYELFPFIHRHGYPHQVEEYPDLCVRLPPLLPLVSRGPWYPYQPDVFNLFRSVGLKIFSNLMIKKPTQCYYPVDKRPTAPPLRPISILEAPPESTIPGRVRQYFPETWLWDLISVGPTGNRDVPVTVPDTITEWKAGMFCMARLGFGLAPTTSLVTFQPFFVDVTLPYSVVREETFTLKATVFNYLQQCIQIQVSLAKSPDFQLELCRSCRYIHCLCAEESRTFSWSVTATTLGAVNIMVSTVVMDNTPQCGGRRTFPRAMPRKDTLVKSLLVRPEGVLVEKAHSCLLCPRGGNTVKDPVSLTLPANVVKGSTRATISVLGDIMGTALQNLDRLVQMPSGCGEQNMVLFAPIIYVLQYLEKTGQLTPEIRERATGFLRSGYQRQLLYKHSHGAYSAFGQRDREGNTWLTAFVVKSFGQAKKSIFIDDKNIQDALKWLELHQLPSGCFTNKGRLFHSSMKGGVNDEISLGAYITAALLELGQPLKGSMVQAALHCLIHAVHNVTNIYTEAVLAYAFSLAGDYEVTQELLYKLDEQAIRSGGQIHWSPKPSSTDFWPRTQSMDVELTAYVLLAYLSKPRINAGDMATAAGIVAWLARQQNARGGFASTQDTVVALQALAKYAARTFSTLAQVTVTVKSQGSFERKFQVTHKNRLLLQQAVLTEIPGEFSVQAQGSGCIYAQTVLRYNEPPPRVSVTFSLRVTTQLIDCAKGNARFLTVRIHVSYIGSRVTSNMVIVEVSLLSGFSLASGSRTSLQQRPLVRKTEVKIDAIFIYLEKLSDESQTFVLQLEQEIEVKGLKPANIKVYDYYQPEERALADYNAACS, via the exons TGAAGTTTCGGATTTTGACTCTGAATGAGGAGTTTGTTCCCCTTAACAGCAAG TACTCTGTGATAGAACTCCAG GACCCCAACAGTAACCGGATTGGTCAATGGCTGGATGTGCGGCCGAGGCAGGGCATTGTGGATCTATCCTTCCAGTTAGCTGATGAACCTTCCCTGGGGACTTACACCATCAGCGTGGCCAGCACAAAAGCTTCCAGTACCTTTAGTGTTGAGGAGTATG TGCTGCCAAAATTCGAGGTTTTCTTTGAGGGGCCAATTCAGATTTACGCATTGGATGAAACCTTCCCACTCCGTGTGTGCGGCAG GTACACCTATGGGAGAGCAGTGCAGGGCACCATCCGGGTGACCCTGTGCCAGAAAGCTTGGCGGTACAAGCGGCCTCCAAGACACTTTGGCACAGATATCTGTGAAGAGTACAGTGGCCAG ACCACCAGCAGGGGCTGCTTCTCCACTTCTGTGAGCATGGCAGTCTTTAACCTCACCTCCTACGAGTATGACAGCAAGCTCAGTGCAGAGGCCTCTCTGGTGGAAGACAGCACAG GGCTGCAAATCAATGCCTCCAGCCAATTTCTCATCTCCAGGACAGCGGTGACTGCCACATTTGAGGAGCTGGATGATTACTACATCCCTGGAGTCCCCTACAGAGGGAAG ATTAAGCTACAGGATCATCGTGGGGATATTATGAAAAGCACAAAAGTTTACCTCATGATAAGCTACATGGGGCGACGGTTTAACAAAACATACATTACGGATGGCACTGGAAGAGCTTCATTCAACATGGACACAACTGCCTGGAATAGCTCGTCGGTCTCTTTGGAG GGAAGATTCAATCTGGAGGATCTGGTGCAGGAACCTGGGAAGATCAACATTGATTATGTGAACACTTACCAGTACCTGCAGCCATTCCATGTCACAACCAAGAGCTTCCTGAAGATACACCCGCTGCCGGGAACGCTGCCCTGCGGGCTGCAGCAGAATGTCCAGGTTACATTTGCCCTCAGACGGAAGGACCTGGGAGAAGGAGCCAGCCGCATGGATTTCGCCTACTAC GTCACTGGGAAAGCTGGGATTGTTGTTAGGGGCCAGAAGAACATACGGATTGGGAAACTGAGCA CACTGAAAGGCTCCTTCTCCATCCCTCTGACCTTCACCTCTGATGTCACACCCGCCCCTTCATTAGTGGTGTACGCCATCTTCCCCAGCAAAGGGGTGGCAGCCGACAGCATCCAGTTTGATGTTGCCATGTGCTTCAAAAACCAG GTGACGATGGGCTTCTCAGCTAAAGAAACTCTCCCAGGATCGACAGTCCAGCTCCAGCTTCAGGCGGCTTCTGGCTCGGTGTGTGCAGTCCGGGCAGTGGACAAGAGCGTGCTCCTCATGAGGCCAGAGAAAGAGCTGACCAACCAAACA GTCTATGAGTTATTCCCTTTCATACACCGCCATGGGTACCCCCACCAAGTTGAGGAATACCCAGATCTATGTGTGCGACTTCCACCTTTATTACCACTGGTGTCACGGGGGCCTTGGTATCCCTATCAGCCAGATGTCTTTAACCTCTTCAGG AGCGTAGGCCTGAAAATCTTTTCCAACCTCATGATAAAGAAGCCAACTCAGTGCTATTATCCCGTGGATAAGAGGCCGACAGCACCACCACTAAGGCCCATCAGCATCCTGG AGGCTCCTCCAGAATCCACTATCCCAGGGAGAGTTCGCCAGTATTTCCCTGAAACCTGGCTCTGGGATTTGATCTCTGTCGG TCCCACTGGAAACAGGGATGTCCCAGTCACAGTGCCTGACACCATCACCGAGTGGAAAGCCGGGATGTTCTGCATGGCCAGGCTGGGCTTTGGACTCGCCCCAACCACGAGCCTTGTGACATTCCAGCCCTTCTTTGTGGATGTGACTCTGCCGTACTCTGTGGTCCGGGAAGAGACCTTCACCCTAAAGGCCACCGTCTTCAACTACCTGCAGCAGTGCATCCAG ATCCAAGTGTCCCTGGCTAAATCCCCAGACTTCCAGCTGGAGCTGTGCAGGAGCTGCAGGTACATCCACTGCCTGTGTGCAGAAGAATCCAGAACCTTCTCATGGAGTGTGACAGCCACAACATTGG GGGCGGTGAATATTATGGTCAGCACAGTGGTGATGGACAACACGCCACAGTGTGGAGGCAGGAGGACCTTCCCCCGAGCAATGCCACGGAAAGATACACTGGTCAAATCCCTGCTAGTTCGG CCGGAGGGAGTGCTCGTGGAGAAGGCTCACAGCTGCCTGCTGTGCCCTAGAGGAG GAAATACAGTCAAAGACCCTGTGTCCCTCACCCTCCCTGCTAATGTAGTGAAAGGATCAACCAGAGCTACCATCTCTGTCTTGG gtGACATCATGGGGACGGCGCTGCAGAACCTGGACCGGCTGGTGCAGATGCCCAGTGGCTGTGGGGAGCAGAACATGGTGCTGTTCGCCCCCATCATCTACGTGCTGCAGTATCTGGAGAAGACGGGGCAGCTGACCCCGGAGATCAGGGAGAGGGCAACGGGATTCCTGCGCAGCG ggtaCCAGAGGCAGCTCCTGTATAAGCACAGCCATGGTGCTTACAGTGCCTTTGGGCAGCGTGATAGAGAGGGGAACACGTG GCTGACGGCATTTGTGGTTAAGAGTTTTGGACAAGCCAAAAAATCCATCTTCATAGATGACAAGAACATTCAAGATGCCCTGAAATGGCTGGAGCTTCACCAGCTCCCCAGCGGCTGCTTTACCAACAAAGGGAGGCTCTTCCACTCTTCCATGAAG GGCGGTGTGAATGATGAGATCTCTCTGGGGGCCTACATCACTGCGGCactgctggagctggggcagccacTGAAG GGCAGCATGGTGCAGGCCGCCTTACATTGCCTCATTCACGCCGTTCACAATGTCACCAACATTTACACGGAAGCCGTGTTAGCCTATGCCttctccctggctggggactATGAGGTGACCCAGGAGCTGCTGTACAAGCTGGATGAACAGGCCATCAGATCAG GAGGCCAAATCCACTGGAGCCCCAAGCCCAGCTCCACAGATTTCTGGCCTAGGACTCAGTCAATGGATGTCGAGCTGACAGCCTATGTGCTCCTGGCTTACCTCTCCAAACCACGTATAAACGCAGGGGACATGGCCACTGCTGCTGGCATCGTGGCCTGGCTGGCCCGGCAGCAGAATGCCCGCGGAGGGTTTGCTTCCACACAG GACACGGTGGTCGCACTGCAGGCCCTGGCTAAGTACGCAGCCCGGACGTTCAGCACATTGGCACAGGTGACAGTGACGGTGAAGTCTCAGGGGAGCTTTGAGAGGAAGTTCCAGGTCACCCACAAGAaccggctgctgctgcagcaagcGGTGCTAACGGAAATCCCTGGGGAGTTCTCAGTGCAGGCCCAGGGCAGTGGCTGCATCTATGCCCAG ACGGTGCTGAGATACAACGAGCCTCCTCCACGGGTCTCCGTGACCTTCTCTCTGCGCGTCACCACACAGCTGATCGACTGTGCCAAGGGCAATGCGCGCTTCCTCACTGTCCGCATCCACGTCAG ctacATCGGGAGCAGAGTCACTTCCAACATGGTGATTGTGGAGGTCTCCCTGCTGTCTGGATTCAGTCTGGCTTCGGGCTCCCGCACATCG CTTCAGCAGAGACCCCTCGTTAGGAAAACGGAGGTGAAAATTGATGCAATCTTCATTTATCTGGAGAAG CTGAGCGATGAGTCACAGACTTTTGTCCTGCAACTGGAACAAGAGATCGAGGTGAAGGGCCTGAAACCAGCCAACATCAAAGTCTATGACTACTACCAACCAG AGGAGCGAGCCCTGGCTGACTATAATGCTGCCTGCAGCTGA
- the LOC123355677 gene encoding alpha-2-macroglobulin-like protein 1 isoform X1 → MVLIEAKMLSGYNPVTESLEKLNKMPAAKKIEREVEQVTLYLDELTWDSQYHTLVMQQDIQVKDLKPAKVKVYDYYMSGLGQSAADSFPTVLCQSCPADVRYHSERLWMMGLINYRNQGTHIC, encoded by the exons ATGGTGCTGATCGAGGCGAAGATGCTGTCTGGCTACAACCCTGTGACAGAGTCCTTGGAAAAG TTAAATAAAATGCCTGCGGCGAAAAAAATTGAAAGAGAAGTCGAGCAGGTCACCCTCTACTTGGATGAG CTGACTTGGGACTCTCAGTACCATACCCTTGTGATGCAGCAAGACATCCAAGTGAAGGACCTGAAGCCTGCTAAAGTGAAGGTCTACGATTACTACATGTCGG GATTGGGACAGTCAGCTGCTGACAGCTTTCCAACAGTCCTCTGTCAATCGTGCCCCGCTGATGTCAGATACCATAGTGAGAGATTATGGATGATGGGACTAATCAATTACCGGAACCAGGGAACTCACATCTGCTGA
- the LOC123355677 gene encoding alpha-2-macroglobulin-like protein 1 isoform X2, with translation MVLIEAKMLSGYNPVTESLEKLNKMPAAKKIEREVEQVTLYLDELTWDSQYHTLVMQQDIQVKDLKPAKVKVYDYYMSEENAVTDYRAPCL, from the exons ATGGTGCTGATCGAGGCGAAGATGCTGTCTGGCTACAACCCTGTGACAGAGTCCTTGGAAAAG TTAAATAAAATGCCTGCGGCGAAAAAAATTGAAAGAGAAGTCGAGCAGGTCACCCTCTACTTGGATGAG CTGACTTGGGACTCTCAGTACCATACCCTTGTGATGCAGCAAGACATCCAAGTGAAGGACCTGAAGCCTGCTAAAGTGAAGGTCTACGATTACTACATGTCGG AAGAAAATGCTGTGACAGACTATCGTGCCCCCTGCCTGTGA